A genomic window from Salvia hispanica cultivar TCC Black 2014 chromosome 5, UniMelb_Shisp_WGS_1.0, whole genome shotgun sequence includes:
- the LOC125190253 gene encoding hexokinase-3: MGKVGVALAAACAAAACVTAAVMVRRRMRRRRGWRKVVTLLEELEEGCATPVGRLRQVVDAMAVEMHAGLASEGGSKLKMLLTYVHNLPTGTEKGIYYALDLGGTNFRVLRVKLGGQRSTIIEHNVERQPIPQHLMTSTTEELFDFIATKLKDFVEREENVSEPSVEETRELGFTFSFPVKQNSSSTGTLLKWTKGFSIQDMVGRDVSQCLQEAMSRNGLNMRVAALVNDTVGTLALGHYHDQDTVASVIFGTGTNACYLERADAIIKCQGLLSTSGAMVVNMEWGNFWSSHLPRTSYDVDLDCESPNPNDQGFEKMISGMYLGDIVRRVVLRMSQESDVFGPVSSGLLVPFILRTPMIAAMHEDDSPNLMEVARILRDTLQIPDVPLNVRKLVVKVCDVVTRRAARLAAAGIVGLLKKIGWDRNGGTASSSKAKGGSQSKMRRTVVAVEGGLYTNYTMFREYLNEAMGEILGEDVAENVLIRVMDDGSGIGAALLAASHSASLAIDSI; this comes from the exons ATGGGGAAAGTGGGGGTAGCCTTGGCGGCGGCGTGTGCGGCGGCGGCCTGCGTCACGGCGGCGGTGATGGTGAGACGGCGGATGAGGCGGAGGCGGGGGTGGAGGAAGGTGGTCACGCTgctggaggagctggaggagggATGCGCCACCCCTGTAGGGCGCTTGCGCCAGGTTGTCGATGCTATGGCGGTTGAGATGCACGCTGGCCTCGCCTCTGAGGGCGGCTCCAAGCTTAAGATGCTTCTCACATATGTGCATAATCTTCCCACTGG GACGGAGAAAGGGATATATTATGCTCTAGATCTTGGTGGTACTAATTTCCGAGTCTTGCGGGTTAAGTTAGGAGGCCAGAGATCTACTATAATTGAACACAATGTTGAGCGACAACCCATTCCACAACATTTAATGACAAGCACAACTGAG GAGCTTTTTGATTTCATTGCAACAAAATTAAAGGATTTTGTTGAAAGGGAAGAAAATGTCTCTGAGCCTTCGGTAGAGGAAACACGAGAACTTGGCTTCACATTTTCGTTTCCTGTGAAACAAAATTCTTCATCGACGGGGACTTTACTAAAATGGACCAAAGGATTCTCTATTCAAGACATG GTTGGTCGAGATGTGTCTCAGTGCTTACAGGAGGCAATGTCTCGAAATGGCCTGAATATGCGAGTGGCTGCTCTG GTAAACGACACTGTAGGAACGTTGGCTCTTGGACATTATCATGATCAAGACACTGTAGCTTCTGTGATTTTTGGAACAGGCACCAATGCCTGTTATTTGGAGCGTGCAGATGCCATTATTAAATGCCAAGGCCTGCTTTCAACGTCAGGAGCCATG GTTGTCAACATGGAATGGGGAAACTTTTGGTCATCTCATTTGCCAAGAACATCATATGATGTTGACTTGGATTGTGAAAGTCCCAACCCAAATGATCAG ggatttgagaaaatgatctCAGGAATGTATCTAGGAGACATTGTCCGAAGAGTAGTTCTTCGGATGTCTCAGGAATCGGATGTTTTTGGACCCGTTTCTTCCGGATTACTTGTTCCTTTCATCTTGAG GACACCCATGATTGCCGCGATGCATGAGGATGATTCCCCAAACTTGATGGAGGTTGCAAGGATATTAAGAGACACTCTGCAG ATCCCTGATGTTCCTCTTAATGTTCGGAAGCTTGTTGTAAAAGTGTGTGATGTGGTAACTCGCAGAGCAGCGAGATTGGCTGCTGCAGGTATTGTAGGATTATTAAAGAAGATTGGGTGGGACAGGAATGGTGGAACTGCGAGTAGTAGTAAAGCTAAAGGTGGAAGCCAGAGTAAGATGAGACGAACAGTAGTAGCAGTCGAGGGGGGCTTGTATACAAACTATACAATGTTCAGAGAGTATCTAAATGAAGCGATGGGAGAAATATTAGGCGAAGACGTGGCTGAGAATGTCTTAATTAGAGTGATGGACGACGGATCAGGTATTGGAGCAGCACTTCTTGCTGCATCTCATTCAGCTTCTTTGGCTATTGATAGCATATAG
- the LOC125187411 gene encoding ubiquitin-conjugating enzyme E2 19-like — protein sequence MATTHHQDSNPNTPAAAAAPPKQAVPAAKTVDTQSVLKRLQSELMALMMGGDSGISAFPEEDNIFCWKGTISGSKDTVFEGTDYKLSLSFPSEYPFKAPKVKFETSCFHPNVDIYGNICLDILQDKWSSAYDVRTILLSIQSLLGEPNISSPLNTQAAALWSNQEEYRKMVEKLYKPVV from the exons ATGGCCACCACCCACCACCAGGACAGCAACCCTAACACCccagccgccgccgccgctcctCCCAAGCAGGCTGTTCCCGCCGCCAAAACCGTTGATACTCAGTCCGTTTTGAAAAG ATTGCAGTCTGAGCTAATGGCACTGATG ATGGGTGGTGATTCTGGGATATCTGCCTTCCCCGAGGAAGACAACATATTTTGCTGGAAAGGGACGATCAGCGGCAGCAAAGATACCGTCTTTGAAGGAACTGATTACAAGCTGTCACTGTCCTTCCCTTCGGAGTATCCTTTCAAGGCTCCCAAGGTCAAATTCGAGACATCTTGCTTCCATCCGAACGTCGATATTTATGGGAACATATGCTTGGACATATTGCAG GATAAGTGGTCATCCGCGTATGACGTTAGGACTATCTTGCTGTCGATTCAGAGCTTGCTTGGAG AGCCCAACATAAGCTCACCTCTTAATACCCAGGCAGCAGCCCTTTGGAGCAACCAAGAAg AGTACCGGAAAATGGTGGAGAAATTGTACAAGCCAGTGGTCTGA
- the LOC125191130 gene encoding transcription factor BEE 3-like isoform X1 codes for MGNDEEMDVSSLINNLYSLFDDQYFNLHNSLNQPQINQRKRKAADLSTSSSSSSPQPNLLNANRRRGRRAKKEDEEEAIKRGEVIHVRAKRGQATDSHSLAERVRRGKINERLKCLQDIVPGCYKTMGMAMMLDEIINYVKSLQNQVEFLSMKLAAASSFYDFNADTDAMEAMQMANALEAIKAENVVDQRLSSAAQLGYYYPHQHY; via the exons ATGGGCAACGATGAAGAGATGGATGTCTCCTCGTTGATCAACAATTTATACTCCCTATTTGACGATCAATATTTCAATCTCCACAACTCATTAAACCAGCCTCAGATTAATCAAAGGAAGAGGAAAGCAGCCGATTTGAGcacttcttcatcttcttcatcaccTCAACCAAACCTACTTAATGCTAAT CGTCGTCGAGGAAGAAGAGCAAAGaaagaagacgaagaagaagcAATTAAGAGAGGTGAAGTGATTCATGTAAGAGCCAAGAGAGGCCAAGCCACCGATAGTCACAGTTTAGCTGAACGG GTTAGAAGAGGTAAAATTAATGAGCGATTAAAGTGTTTGCAAGATATTGTTCCTGGATGCTACAAG ACGATGGGCATGGCAATGATGTTGGACGAGATCATCAACTATGTGAAGTCGTTGCAAAATCAAGTGGAG TTTCTGTCGATGAAGCTCGCAGCCGCAAGCTCCTTTTATGACTTCAACGCGGACACGGATGCCATGGAGGCAATGCAG atGGCGAATGCATTAGAAGCAATCAAGGCCGAGAATGTAGTGGACCAACGACTCTCTTCTGCAGCTCAACTAGGCTACTACTATCCACATCAAcattattaa
- the LOC125191130 gene encoding transcription factor BEE 3-like isoform X2, translated as MGNDEEMDVSSLINNLYSLFDDQYFNLHNSLNQPQINQRKRKAADLSTSSSSSSPQPNLLNANRRRGRRAKKEDEEEAIKRGEVIHVRAKRGQATDSHSLAERVRRGKINERLKCLQDIVPGCYKTMGMAMMLDEIINYVKSLQNQVELAAASSFYDFNADTDAMEAMQMANALEAIKAENVVDQRLSSAAQLGYYYPHQHY; from the exons ATGGGCAACGATGAAGAGATGGATGTCTCCTCGTTGATCAACAATTTATACTCCCTATTTGACGATCAATATTTCAATCTCCACAACTCATTAAACCAGCCTCAGATTAATCAAAGGAAGAGGAAAGCAGCCGATTTGAGcacttcttcatcttcttcatcaccTCAACCAAACCTACTTAATGCTAAT CGTCGTCGAGGAAGAAGAGCAAAGaaagaagacgaagaagaagcAATTAAGAGAGGTGAAGTGATTCATGTAAGAGCCAAGAGAGGCCAAGCCACCGATAGTCACAGTTTAGCTGAACGG GTTAGAAGAGGTAAAATTAATGAGCGATTAAAGTGTTTGCAAGATATTGTTCCTGGATGCTACAAG ACGATGGGCATGGCAATGATGTTGGACGAGATCATCAACTATGTGAAGTCGTTGCAAAATCAAGTGGAG CTCGCAGCCGCAAGCTCCTTTTATGACTTCAACGCGGACACGGATGCCATGGAGGCAATGCAG atGGCGAATGCATTAGAAGCAATCAAGGCCGAGAATGTAGTGGACCAACGACTCTCTTCTGCAGCTCAACTAGGCTACTACTATCCACATCAAcattattaa